A genome region from Mesorhizobium sp. B2-1-8 includes the following:
- a CDS encoding DUF922 domain-containing Zn-dependent protease, whose translation MMTRSLLCALLLTVAVPADAANLVKTYSYFAIGGRTLEDIEQQLAKHGPQVKSTGSRHPGATQMAFTTRISYASQSGSCRIADAVVTVKVKVILPEWRRPRKADADVRLFWDTLSADIKRHEDRHVEIAKNHGRALEDALKATYPQKDCDAAKAKAAEITAAELARHDQDQLRFDRVEGVNFESRILRLMRYRMERIGSGQLQPPT comes from the coding sequence ATGATGACACGATCCCTGCTCTGCGCACTGCTGCTTACCGTCGCCGTTCCGGCGGATGCGGCTAATCTGGTGAAGACATACAGCTATTTCGCCATTGGCGGCAGAACGCTGGAGGATATCGAGCAGCAACTCGCCAAACACGGGCCGCAGGTCAAAAGCACGGGGTCGCGCCACCCTGGCGCCACCCAGATGGCCTTCACGACACGCATCAGCTACGCCAGCCAGTCCGGCTCCTGCCGGATCGCCGACGCGGTCGTCACCGTCAAGGTCAAGGTGATCCTTCCCGAATGGCGCCGCCCGCGCAAAGCCGACGCCGATGTGCGGCTGTTCTGGGATACATTGTCGGCCGACATCAAGCGCCATGAAGACCGCCATGTCGAGATCGCCAAGAACCACGGCCGCGCATTGGAAGATGCGCTCAAGGCGACCTATCCGCAGAAGGATTGCGATGCGGCAAAGGCCAAGGCCGCCGAGATCACGGCGGCTGAGCTTGCCAGACACGATCAGGACCAACTGCGGTTCGACCGTGTCGAAGGTGTCAATTTCGAAAGCCGCATCCTGCGGCTGATGCGCTACCGGATGGAACGCATCGGAAGTGGCCAATTGCAGCCGCCGACCTGA